The Corynebacterium atypicum genome contains the following window.
CGTACCGCACTGCGGCGCGCGCGACTAGCCGGGGCCGAGGAGAAGCGGTGGGAGCCGCACCTGATCGGCATCGCGGCAGACATCGACCTGTTCGCCGCGTGCGTAGCCGCGGGGCTAAGCCAAGCCACAGCCGCGACCGTTGTCAGCCAAGCGACCGGCGCCGAGCTCGCTCGACGCTGGCGGTCGGTGGCCAGCTTGATGGCCATCGGCGCGGAGCCAGGGCGCTGCTGGCAGGCAATGGCCGCCATCCCGGGGCTCGGTGAGCTTGCCCGGATTGCCCAGAACTCGGCGGCCTCAGGCAGCCGCATCGCCAGCAGCTCTGCCCGGGTCTCCGAGCGCCTGCGCGGCCGGGTCGAAGACCAGAAAACGGCCGCCGGCCAGCGCGCCGGGGTGCTCATCGCTATGCCGCTGACCTTCTGTTTCCTGCCGGCGTTCTTCCTGCTGGGTCTCGCCCCGGTGGTGATTGGCCTGGCGGGGGAGGTTTTCGGCTAACTCACATGAATTTTGCAACAACCCAAACACACCTGAATTGCTAAGGAGAACCATCATGACCATGTCTCTAGCCACCCCAACGCGAAGCGAGGACGCCCCCGTCACCGCGGGCGTGCAGCCGCCCGCTACCTACGGCGCCATCCAGCTG
Protein-coding sequences here:
- a CDS encoding type II secretion system F family protein, which encodes MSIALFLVALACVAVFPPPIDRLADVSARPRDGPKPESGRSPGGVAGTWVRTALRRARLAGAEEKRWEPHLIGIAADIDLFAACVAAGLSQATAATVVSQATGAELARRWRSVASLMAIGAEPGRCWQAMAAIPGLGELARIAQNSAASGSRIASSSARVSERLRGRVEDQKTAAGQRAGVLIAMPLTFCFLPAFFLLGLAPVVIGLAGEVFG